One window of Vanessa atalanta chromosome 9, ilVanAtal1.2, whole genome shotgun sequence genomic DNA carries:
- the LOC125066365 gene encoding phospholipase A1 member A-like yields MVTDAQWLLILGITVLQFSVLKTQEQNSLKDGREKKPQSVRDLLKTGSCIPPPFRCPHPKMQYYLYTRSTQEKGELINTLDNDSLTYSKFNKKHPTKIVVHGFGGGRNLSPSTDMREAYFKQGNYNIIIVDYGTLVKEPCLSQIEWAPRFASMCITQLVEYLQYHPIKPVPPEKIHTIGYSVGAHILGLVANHLSEGKLGRITGLDPTIFFYMGNNRSRDLDYTDALFVDILHTGAGILGQWGPNGHADFYVNGGSSQPGCAHDTIFQTLSCDHTKVTPYFIESINSRVGFWAGPCPNLFSYLIGWCEPKDTEYVLMGEHVTHNARGVYYVTTNANPPYARGFPGKTRKLRSVTPYS; encoded by the exons ATGGTGACTGATGCGCAGTGGCTTTTAATTCTTGGAATAACTGTACTACAATTTtctg tgcTAAAGACCCAAGAGCAAAACTCTTTAAAAGATGGCCGGGAGAAGAAACCACAGTCTGTCAGGGATCTCCTCAAAACGGGATCATGCATTCCACCACCATTCAGATGTCCACATCCAAAAATGCAATATTATCTTTACACAAG ATCGACTCAAGAGAAAGGCGAGTTAATAAATACACTCGACAATGATTCGCttacatattcaaaatttaacaaaaagcaTCCGACTAAGATCGTCGTGCATGGTTTCGGGGGAGGCAGAAACCTATCCCCGAGTACTGATATGAGAGAAGCGTATTTCAAACAAggaaactataatattatcatcGTTGATTATGGAACTCTTGTGAAGGAACCTTGCCTTAGTcag aTAGAGTGGGCTCCTCGGTTCGCCAGTATGTGCATAACCCAGCTGGTGGAGTACTTACAATACCACCCTATCAAGCCAGTACCACCGGAGAAGATACATACTATTGGCTACAGTGTTGGTGCACACATACTTGGCCTTGTTGCCAATCATTTATCCGAAGGCAAGCTTGGCCGAATAACTG GTCTTGATCCAACAATATTCTTCTATATGGGCAATAATAGGTCGCGAGACCTCGATTATACGGACGCTCTTTTTGTGGATATCTTGCACACAGGCGCCGGAATTCTCGGTCAGTGGGGCCCGAACGGCCATGCAGATTTCTACGTCAATGGTGGTTCCAGCCAGCCAGGATGCGCACATGATACTATATTCC AAACTCTTTCTTGCGATCACACAAAAGTAACACCATATTTCATCGAGTCTATCAACAGCCGGGTTGGTTTCTGGGCGGGCCCCTGTCCCAATCTCTTCTCTTATTTAATCGGGTGGTGTGAACCCAAGGACACGGAGTACGTGCTCATGGGAGAACACGTCACGCATAA tgccAGAGGAGTGTATTATGTTACCACAAACGCGAATCCTCCCTACGCTAGAGGCTTCCCGGGAAAGACCCGAAAACTCAGATCTGTGACTCCATACAGTTGA